A stretch of the Balearica regulorum gibbericeps isolate bBalReg1 chromosome 15, bBalReg1.pri, whole genome shotgun sequence genome encodes the following:
- the COPS3 gene encoding COP9 signalosome complex subunit 3 isoform X1, with protein sequence MASALEQFVNSVRQLSAQGQMTQLCELINKSGELLAKNLSHLDTVLGALDVQEHSLGVLAVLFVKFSMPSIPDFETLFSQVQLFISTCNGEHIRYATDTFAGLCHQLTTALVERKQPLRGISILRQAIDKMQMNTNQLTSIHADLCQLCLLAKCFKPALPYLDVDMMDICKENGAYDAKHFLCYYYYGGMIYTGLKNFERALYFYEQAITTPAMAVSHIMLESYKKYILVSLILLGKVQQLPKYTSQIVGRFIKPLSNAYHELAQVYSTNKPSELRNLVNKHSETFTRDNNMGLVKQCLSSLYKKNIQRLTKTFLTLSLQDMASRVQLSGPQEAEKYVLHMIEDGEIFASINQKDGMVCFHDNPEKYNNPAMLHNIDQEMLKCIELDERLKAMDQEITVNPQFVQKSMGSQEDDSGTKPSSYS encoded by the exons ATGGCGTCGGCCCTGGAGCAGTTCGTCAACAGCGTCCGGCAGCTCTCGGCCCAAG GGCAAATGACCCAGCTTTGTGAACTGATCAATAAAAGTGGAGAACTTCTAGCAAAAAATCTTTCCCATCTGGATACCGTGCTTGGTGCCCTGGATGTGCAGGAACACTCGTTAGGCGTTCTTGCTGTCTT GTTTGTGAAGTTTTCTATGCCCAGCATCCCTGACTTCGAAACGTTATTCTCACAGGTGCAGCTTTTTATCAGCACTTGTAATGGGGAACACATTAGATATGCAACAGACACTT tTGCTGGCCTGTGCCACCAGTTAACAACTGCGCTTGTGGAGAGAAAACAG CCCCTGCGAGGAATTAGCATTCTCAGACAAGCCATAGACAAGATGCAGATGAACACAAACCAGCTGACCTCAATACACGCAGATCTCTGCCAG ctCTGTTTGTTAGCAAAATGCTTTAAACCTGCCCTCCCGTATCTAGATGTGGACATGATGGATATTTGTAAAGAGAATGGGGCATATGATGCGAAGCACTTTTTATGTTACTACTACTATGGTGGGATGATTTACACTGGGCTAAAGAACTTTGAAAGAGCACTCTACTTTTATGAACAG gcaATAACTACTCCAGCCATGGCAGTCAGTCATATTATGTTGGAATCATATAAAAAGTATATTCTAGTTTCTTTGATACTACTTGGCAAAGTTCAGCAGCTACCAAAATACACTTCCCAGATAGTTGGCAGATTCATTAAG CCCCTTAGCAATGCTTACCATGAATTAGCGCAAGTTTATTCAACCAATAAACCCTCGGAGCTTCGAAATCTGGTGAACAAACACAGTGAAACATTCACAAGGGATAACAATATGGGGCTGGTGAAGCAATGCTTGTCATCTCTCTACAAAAAGAATATTCAGAGGCTAACCAAG acttttttaACATTGTCATTACAAGACATGGCAAGTCGAGTGCAGTTGTCGGGGCcccaagaagcagaaaaatacgTCCTCCACATG ATAGAAGATGGTGAAATCTTTGCAAGTATTAATCAGAAAGATGGTATGGTCTGTTTTCATGATAATCCTGAAAAATATAACAATCCAGCTATGCTTCATAACATTGATCAGGAG atGCTGAAATGTATAGAGCTTGATGAACGACTGAAAGCCATGGATCAAGAGATCACTGTGAACCCTCAGTTTGTGCAGAAG AGTATGGGCTCTCAAGAAGATGACTCAGGGACCAAACCATCCAGTTATTCCTGA
- the COPS3 gene encoding COP9 signalosome complex subunit 3 isoform X2 has product MQMNTNQLTSIHADLCQLCLLAKCFKPALPYLDVDMMDICKENGAYDAKHFLCYYYYGGMIYTGLKNFERALYFYEQAITTPAMAVSHIMLESYKKYILVSLILLGKVQQLPKYTSQIVGRFIKPLSNAYHELAQVYSTNKPSELRNLVNKHSETFTRDNNMGLVKQCLSSLYKKNIQRLTKTFLTLSLQDMASRVQLSGPQEAEKYVLHMIEDGEIFASINQKDGMVCFHDNPEKYNNPAMLHNIDQEMLKCIELDERLKAMDQEITVNPQFVQKSMGSQEDDSGTKPSSYS; this is encoded by the exons ATGCAGATGAACACAAACCAGCTGACCTCAATACACGCAGATCTCTGCCAG ctCTGTTTGTTAGCAAAATGCTTTAAACCTGCCCTCCCGTATCTAGATGTGGACATGATGGATATTTGTAAAGAGAATGGGGCATATGATGCGAAGCACTTTTTATGTTACTACTACTATGGTGGGATGATTTACACTGGGCTAAAGAACTTTGAAAGAGCACTCTACTTTTATGAACAG gcaATAACTACTCCAGCCATGGCAGTCAGTCATATTATGTTGGAATCATATAAAAAGTATATTCTAGTTTCTTTGATACTACTTGGCAAAGTTCAGCAGCTACCAAAATACACTTCCCAGATAGTTGGCAGATTCATTAAG CCCCTTAGCAATGCTTACCATGAATTAGCGCAAGTTTATTCAACCAATAAACCCTCGGAGCTTCGAAATCTGGTGAACAAACACAGTGAAACATTCACAAGGGATAACAATATGGGGCTGGTGAAGCAATGCTTGTCATCTCTCTACAAAAAGAATATTCAGAGGCTAACCAAG acttttttaACATTGTCATTACAAGACATGGCAAGTCGAGTGCAGTTGTCGGGGCcccaagaagcagaaaaatacgTCCTCCACATG ATAGAAGATGGTGAAATCTTTGCAAGTATTAATCAGAAAGATGGTATGGTCTGTTTTCATGATAATCCTGAAAAATATAACAATCCAGCTATGCTTCATAACATTGATCAGGAG atGCTGAAATGTATAGAGCTTGATGAACGACTGAAAGCCATGGATCAAGAGATCACTGTGAACCCTCAGTTTGTGCAGAAG AGTATGGGCTCTCAAGAAGATGACTCAGGGACCAAACCATCCAGTTATTCCTGA